The DNA window CCGTATCTGTTAAATATTTTCACTTCCGTTCCGGGGTATAATTCAATATTGTCAATTTTCCATGTGTCGTTTTTTCCATCTCCATTGGGAGTGATCACATCGGCAACCTTGGCTGTATTTAGGAATATGACCAGGAATTCATTGGACCATGACTCGTTTTCTCCGCCTCCTTCAATAGCGCGAACTCTAAAGAAATGTCTGAAACCATCATTGGCGGAAAAATCGGTGTATGAATTGGCGCCGGTATTCTGGAATATTTCAAAGCTGTCCTGATCGTCCAATCTTCGATAAATTTCGTATTCCTGAAGGCCATTGGAATAATTGACATACTCATTCCAGAACAATTCCAATTGATCGAGGTCTTCGATACCTTCTCCTTCCAGCTTAATGGTATTGTGCTGAGGACTGAATATTTCGTTTGAACATAGATTTCTTGAACTCACCTGGTATTCATAATAATTGTCCAATCGGTTGAGATTATCCGTATCCAGATAAATTGAATCAGCACTTGATACTTCGGCAATTGGAGTCCAGTTGGAGGATGTAGCGATTTTTCTATACATGGTTAAGGTATCAGGTATCAATTCTGAATAGTCGAAACCTTTATTGTAAGAAATTAGGACATTGGAAAAAGTATCCTCCGGGTTTGTGAGACTTACATTTGATACCAAAGGAAGTGAAAGATCCAATGTTGGACTGAAACTTACCGGATCACCCGTACAGTTGAATTCCGAAACTTCAAATACATTGATTTCTAAATTGTTTTGATCCGGATCCCAGGTGACCAATGCAGTCTGGCTGGAATCATTTTGCTCAAAAGATCCTCCCACGACATCCCAGATATAATTTGAATTAGCAAAGCCATCGGCCACATAAGAATTGCCGTTTACGGTTTCAGCACAAACAAATGTATCAACCGAAGTAAAATCCGTTTCTGGAATCGGATTGATTTGTACATCCAAGACCAAATTTCCGGAAGTACATCCAAATTCGGTGGTTTCAAAAGCAATGACCTGATAATTTCCTGCCGCGCCCCAGCTTAAAGTCAATAAATTCGTGGAATCGCCGGCCGGGCCTCCTGGTAAAACAGACCATTGATAGGTAGAATTTGGAAAACCATTTACAGTATAGTCAATGCCCTGCGTAAATTCACATAATGATGTATCGCCTACAATCGGTACCGACAAATCCGGATCGGGATGAATGGTGACAGTTAATGTATCTGAGAATCCAAGACATGTACTCGTGGTTGTGGTCACCTGCTGTTCAACAAATATTTGCGCTACACCGGGTTCAAGAAAATCATAGGCCACCTGATTGCCGGGTAAAATGGTATTGATGTTGTGATTGATAAGCGGACTCGACCAAACGTAATTATATCCTGAGGTAAAAGGCACAGAATAGACCACGGTGTTCGCATTGCTCAAACAAATACTATTTGGCCCAACCGGTGGTGGTGAACTCAATATGGGATTGATGTCAATTGGAAGAAAAGTCGTATCGCCGATACAATTAAAACTATTGGTCGGAATCATATACAAGGAAGCATTGGGATTTAATCCTCCCCAATCTACCAGTACAGAATCATTATTAGTAGGAGAGATAAACAAACCACCACTAATGCCCCATGTGTAATTTATAAAACCCACAGTATCTAATACCGTGTACAATACATCTTCTAAATTTGGACAAATAGAAACCCCGCCAATTATGGTATCTACCACGGGCTTAGGATTAACCGTCACAAATACTGAATCATCGTCAAAACAACCATTCCATTCAATTTGCAAATCGTATTTCAGAACCACAGGATTATTTCCTGTTATCGGGCTGATTTCAGGACGGGCAAGTGTAGAATCATCCAAAAACTGTGCAGTACCCCATAGGTAATTATAACCGCTTGTCGCAGCAACACCCAAAGTATCACTTGATTCAGAGCATATGGCCAAATCCGGCCCCGGATCGACAATAGGAAGTGGTTTGATTTCCACGTCTACATCCGAAGAATCAATGCACCCTGAAACCGTATTTTCTACGACCAACTGGTAATTAAAAAACTGAGAAACCTGCGTGGTATTATTAATTGAAAGCGTAGGGTCTGATATGGTAGAGTCATTCAATCCTGACTGCGTGCTCCATGTATAGGTAAATATGCTATTATTAGGGCCTCCAATATCGATAGAATCTTCAGAACAAATCACGGTATCCGGAATGACCTGAACATTTGGAAGGTTTCTTACGAAAACATCGATTGTATCTCTATTGGTACATAAATTGGAAGGATCCGTATTTATCGCAGTCACGATGCTTTGAAAATTTCCCGAAGTATTAAAAGTCTGATTTGGGTTTGAGCTATTGGTTGGAGAAATGGGCGATCCGGTAGCAGTTGTTACCCAGGAATAAACCACACCCGGTGTAGCACTTCCTCCCAATTGTATGGTTTGGAGCCGGCAAACTGCTGTATCTAAGCCAGCATTGACCGGAGGCAAAGGTTTGGAAATCACCTCAACCGTATCGGAATTTTCACAAGTAGTACTAGAATTAATAACGTTAAGCACGTATTGGTATGTCAGATTGGTGCTTCCCGGATTGACAGGTGTAACCAGTGTTTGACAAGAATTAGGATTAGCAACAAAATTACCTATCCATGAGCAATTAGAATTAGGCCCGGGGTTTAAGATGCCTAAAGTTGTTGATTCCCCCGAGCAAATGGTATCTGCCATTCCTGCATCTGCTATTGGCAATGGATTCGTAACAACAACGATTTCATCATTAAAAATACAGCC is part of the Hyphobacterium sp. CCMP332 genome and encodes:
- a CDS encoding gliding motility-associated C-terminal domain-containing protein, coding for MTNIFTWVKKSFIVFIFALIALPSQATHYQGGDITYEFLGIFGGQYRYRFQLDVYVNCLPTSNFPNGEVNNLDLCIYNGATNALFTSRTMTNPFRQFVQPDLPPGCSVPIINQVLCSRLNRFTEVIDLPGPFNEYYAIHERCCRENAIDNLQNAGATGNTFITEMPPNFVQNSSPQFQDVVIPFLCTNDTITLSNNAIDPDGDFLVYNFVQPYDQFTGGTAPSCAPTYNANAIPGAPYAPNYSIQDPFGPGSYAFINASNGLTKYFTPNAGKYSLAIEIQEYRDINNDGIQDLIGTIYREIIFIAEACAPNPTPVISPVNVNGSPVPIVGNTGDIDINEGESLSFSFTSNDPNNDSVNIEPSGSILDGSNGYTGPLAIFPDTVGQGSATTNFNWQTVCGITGQFVVRIDLRDNGCPPKNDIYFININVRPFEATDQIATTDPGLEVDSICFGFDTIEYVAQINAPNTVTWAASGGNIIGSNSSDTIRVVWTNTGLNQLSLIETNSLSCTDTSTFNINVIALDTIVASADLFICEGDSVQLNASGTSGYQWTPNQFISNNFTPNPFVFPTDTTIYIVSNPNASACVLNDSVKVSVVKNFAEAGVDEDFCSGDTIQIGSASLTNKTYTWSSALNLSDGSISDPFYTNVISGPSPIIDTLIVTATDTINGCIFNDEIVVVTNPLPIADAGMADTICSGESTTLGILNPGPNSNCSWIGNFVANPNSCQTLVTPVNPGSTNLTYQYVLNVINSSTTCENSDTVEVISKPLPPVNAGLDTAVCRLQTIQLGGSATPGVVYSWVTTATGSPISPTNSSNPNQTFNTSGNFQSIVTAINTDPSNLCTNRDTIDVFVRNLPNVQVIPDTVICSEDSIDIGGPNNSIFTYTWSTQSGLNDSTISDPTLSINNTTQVSQFFNYQLVVENTVSGCIDSSDVDVEIKPLPIVDPGPDLAICSESSDTLGVAATSGYNYLWGTAQFLDDSTLARPEISPITGNNPVVLKYDLQIEWNGCFDDDSVFVTVNPKPVVDTIIGGVSICPNLEDVLYTVLDTVGFINYTWGISGGLFISPTNNDSVLVDWGGLNPNASLYMIPTNSFNCIGDTTFLPIDINPILSSPPPVGPNSICLSNANTVVYSVPFTSGYNYVWSSPLINHNINTILPGNQVAYDFLEPGVAQIFVEQQVTTTTSTCLGFSDTLTVTIHPDPDLSVPIVGDTSLCEFTQGIDYTVNGFPNSTYQWSVLPGGPAGDSTNLLTLSWGAAGNYQVIAFETTEFGCTSGNLVLDVQINPIPETDFTSVDTFVCAETVNGNSYVADGFANSNYIWDVVGGSFEQNDSSQTALVTWDPDQNNLEINVFEVSEFNCTGDPVSFSPTLDLSLPLVSNVSLTNPEDTFSNVLISYNKGFDYSELIPDTLTMYRKIATSSNWTPIAEVSSADSIYLDTDNLNRLDNYYEYQVSSRNLCSNEIFSPQHNTIKLEGEGIEDLDQLELFWNEYVNYSNGLQEYEIYRRLDDQDSFEIFQNTGANSYTDFSANDGFRHFFRVRAIEGGGENESWSNEFLVIFLNTAKVADVITPNGDGKNDTWKIDNIELYPGTEVKIFNRYGTEVYKTSDYKGDWAADNLPSGTYFFQAVFQHLDEPVGGYITVLR